The genome window CGCCTTTTTAACAAGTGCGCTAAATTGTGCGTCATCCATTACCCAGCGGTAGTAGCCTAGTGCACCTTGGTCAGGATAAATCCATTCTGGCTCAAAGTCTAAGTCTAGCGTTTGGCTTTGTTTATTAAGTAATACATTTGCTGTTTTTACTTTATCGCCAGCACCATATTTAATTGCAACCGGAACATTCCATAACTGCTCTGGCGCATCAACGCCTGCATTTACAAAGCGGCTTTGTGAAATAGTTACTTTGCTGTCTTGTTGAGTTACTTTAACTAGTGGGAAAGAAGACTGTTCAATAAACGATTTTAAAACACTCGCTACGTCTTTATTTGATGCTTTACCAAGTGCTTCCCATAAGTCGGCCGCTTCTGCGTTTTTATATGAAAACTCTTTTAAGTAGCTTTGAATACCTTTTTGAAATGCATCTTCGCCAATCCAGTTTTCAACCATAGCAAGTACTGAGCTGCCTTTACTGTAAGCAAGACCTAAACCGTCCATAATGTCGGCTTCGGTTTTAATTGGCTTACGAATAGGCTTGGTGCTTAGGCGTGCATCAAGTGCCATTACGTTGTTTTGTGGCAGGTCTAAGTGCGATTCAAACTCAGGGTTAAGCTGCTTAGTAATTTTTGCAGCCATCCAGCTAGCAAACGCTTCGTTTAACCATAAGTCGTTCCACCATTTCATGGTTACTAAGTTACCGTACCATTGGTGAGCAAGTTCGTGAGCAATAATTGATACATTACGTTGTTTTTTACTGCGTGTTGCGGCAGCTAAATCAACCAATAAAATATCTTCTCTGTAGGTCACTAAGCCTGAGTTTTCCATTGCGCCAAATGGAAATTCTGGTACAGCTACTGAGTCTAATTTTTTGTAAACGTAAGGAATACCAAAATACGCTTCAAGTGCGCCCAGTACTTTTGGCATGTTTTCTTTAGCGTATTGGGCTAAGTGGATTTTACCTTGTGGGGTAATTACACGACCAGGAATTGGCATGCCTTTAATTTCTAATTCTTCAAACGGGCCAACAGCCATCGCTACTAGGTATGAAGGGATTGGCGGTGTTTTATCAAAGTAGTGTGTGGTCATATCGCCATTAACGATTGCTTTAAGCTCTGGCGTATTTGAATATACTTTTTGTGATGTAGGCGCAGTAATCGTTAACTGAAATGGAATTTTGTAACTTGGCTCGTCAAAAACAGGAAATGCACGGCGTGCATCACTCATTTCAAATTGAGTAAATAAGTAAGGAGTGCCTTGGTCTAATGTTTTGTATAAACCAACACTTTGACGGTTATATGGCGCTGAAAAATCAACTTTAAGTGTGTATTTACCTGGTTGAATTTGCTCATC of Pseudoalteromonas arctica A 37-1-2 contains these proteins:
- a CDS encoding M1 family metallopeptidase translates to MFLKSLLTVSVALAMGAANANEFVIEKLAKPSSQQVSLTLDPSQDTFTGMTEIALEVLKPTKYIELNGVAYAVKMAQLLGDENCDLNNEMLKTGKVKFSCDEQIQPGKYTLKVDFSAPYNRQSVGLYKTLDQGTPYLFTQFEMSDARRAFPVFDEPSYKIPFQLTITAPTSQKVYSNTPELKAIVNGDMTTHYFDKTPPIPSYLVAMAVGPFEELEIKGMPIPGRVITPQGKIHLAQYAKENMPKVLGALEAYFGIPYVYKKLDSVAVPEFPFGAMENSGLVTYREDILLVDLAAATRSKKQRNVSIIAHELAHQWYGNLVTMKWWNDLWLNEAFASWMAAKITKQLNPEFESHLDLPQNNVMALDARLSTKPIRKPIKTEADIMDGLGLAYSKGSSVLAMVENWIGEDAFQKGIQSYLKEFSYKNAEAADLWEALGKASNKDVASVLKSFIEQSSFPLVKVTQQDSKVTISQSRFVNAGVDAPEQLWNVPVAIKYGAGDKVKTANVLLNKQSQTLDLDFEPEWIYPDQGALGYYRWVMDDAQFSALVKKAPSVLSDRERLALLSATDALLDAGVISAAKLMQTLEVFVSDSHPRVANTALGYLVSQQRTFKDDSNKDLWPEFIRNAVTPAAKKYGLEAKAGEDGAIAQLRAAVVSRLGFDGEDQNVISKAKEQTQVYLNAPQKVDPYLAGTYLTLAAFHGDKALLDQFMTTFKTTKDPQVRTNMLAAMGFFGKPELQKAVLAYSLTDEVTASDMRTILSGQSYTDERQALFIDWVYSNYDKVTASLPPFFIPNLPYFTTASCNAESLAKTKTFFNEKVADVAGYARTLSKLEESTNDCIALKTRELESVNSFLKSK